In Aedes albopictus strain Foshan chromosome 3, AalbF5, whole genome shotgun sequence, the following are encoded in one genomic region:
- the LOC109405249 gene encoding exosome complex component RRP4, whose amino-acid sequence MASNVMIRLASDRANLSLMSGDSNPRLFTPGEVITSQQGFMRGHGTYMEDEDIKSSVAGVMVQVNKLITVKALKGRYVGEIGDVIVARVTDVQQKRWKVDTNSRLDSVLLLSSVNLPGGELRRRGVEDEQQMRKYLQEGDLISAEVQNVHSDGVLSLHTRSLKYGKLGQGILVKVFPSLIKRRKTHFHNLPCGASVILGNNGFIWISPIVNTEGEEGGGFTQNLEESISKQDREVISRLRNCILALANCKMLLYDTSILYAYEESLKYEVHELLHQEAMFDIAFLTQHKLRLQE is encoded by the exons ATGGCATCGAACGTAATGATTCGGTTAGCCTCTGACCGGGCCAATCTGTCGCTGATGTCCGGCGACAGTAATCCGCGTCTTTTCACTCCCGGAGAGGTCATCACATCGCAGCAAGGTTTCATGCG TGGCCACGGCACCTACATGGAGGATGAGGACATTAAATCCTCCGTAGCCGGTGTGATGGTTCAGGTGAACAAACTCATCACTGTGAAAGCGCTGAAAGGTCGCTACGTCGGCGAAATCGGCGACGTAATAGTGGCTCGTGTAACAGATGTTCAGCAGAAGCGCTGGAAGGTGGATACCAACTCGCGACTGGATTCGGTTCTGCTGTTGTCCTCGGTCAATCTTCCTGGTGGTGAACTTCGACGGAGAGGAGTGGAAGACGAGCAGCAAATGCGCAAATATCTTCAAGAGGGCGATCTTATTTCCGCCGAAGTGCAAAATGTCCACTCGGATGGGGTGTTGTCGTTGCACACCAGGAGTTTGAAATACGGCAAACTGGGACAGGGAATCCTGGTTAAGGTGTTCCCTTCTTTGATCAAACGCCGGAAGACCCATTTCCATAACCTACCTTGCGGAGCTTCAGTCATTCTGGGAAACAATGGCTTTATCTGGATATCGCCAATTGTTAATACGGAAGGCGAAG AGGGAGGCGGCTTCAcacaaaatctggaagaatcaatTTCCAAACAGGATCGCGAGGTCATTTCACGATTGCGGAACTGTATTCTGGCGTTGGCTAACTGTAAAATGTTGCTGTACGACACCAGTATACTGTATGCCTATGAGGAATCGCTCAAGTACGAAGTGCACGAGCTGCTGCATCAGGAAGCAATGTTCGATATTGCCTTTTTAACACAGCATAAGTTGAGGTTGCAGGAGTAA